In Clupea harengus chromosome 1, Ch_v2.0.2, whole genome shotgun sequence, one DNA window encodes the following:
- the nog5 gene encoding noggin 5 codes for MRVYIALTLVSLTARIGVSQYLLRVRPSPSDHLPVLDLKEDFDRDGEPSEEDLSAPNLKGKLGDSFDSSRMSIGPPTHGNLSLTHSRITLTGHMPRELRELNLSGGMYGQRLKINKRARQKFLRWLWAHTHCPVLPVWKDLGVRFWPRYIKEGRCTRKHSCSVPKGMYCKPHRSVSLTLLRWRCQGSSKFSRCSWIHVQYPIISQCECSC; via the coding sequence ATGAGAGTTTATATCGCGCTTACGCTTGTATCTCTCACTGCGCGCATCGGAGTGTCACAGTACCTCCTGCGGGTGCGTCCATCGCCCAGTGACCACCTACCTGTGCTGGACTTAAAGGAGGACTTCGACCGGGACGGGGAACCCTCTGAGGAAGATCTCTCTGCGCCAAACCTAAAAGGAAAACTTGGAGACAGTTTTGACTCCAGTCGAATGTCTATCGGTCCCCCGACGCATGGGAATCTGTCCCTAACACATTCACGCATCACTCTCACGGGACACATGCCGCGTGAATTGAGAGAGCTGAATTTGAGTGGAGGTATGTACGGCCAACGTCTTAAAATTAACAAAAGAGCCCGTCAGAAGTTCCTCCGGTGGCTGTGGGCGCACACACATTGCCCTGTCTTGCCAGTCTGGAAGGACCTCGGGGTGCGCTTCTGGCCGCGTTACATCAAAGAAGGTCGTTGCACTCGCAAGCATTCGTGTTCTGTGCCCAAGGGAATGTACTGCAAGCCTCACCGATCCGTTAGCTTGACGCTTCTCCGGTGGCGCTGCCAAGGCTCCTCCAAGTTCTCGCGTTGCTCGTGGATCCACGTACAGTACCCCATAATCTCCCAGTGTGAGTGTTCATGCTGA
- the LOC116222047 gene encoding uncharacterized protein LOC116222047 isoform X1, producing MDPPKDTPGNRTTNPVYKEDSLSQQNKTTSTLLTSPVTRPLSKNIGSRPDWLLYTVPGLAFVLGIVLFLFVLKTHKRRTGAYYHRDMKGCSSVKQTESDDMAPKCLTTADTQSYENVLAAIYSNQEGVCFYVREDDDYVTPVGGDDAAEKFAQTPSDSLNLPDTLTEGESYENMEGLYAHPRKRFNKSQEEDEVYFDPDAVEQQCQGGLHLPQELTDTDSYENMEQNFAAHQQDSDDYINPDTDMGHCSRLMSCPLEGRDYYTEDSYVSMEDNLMSPMEDPEWD from the exons ATGGACCCTCCAAAGGATACACCTGGGAACAGAACTACAAACCCCGTGTACAAAG AGGACAGCCTCagccaacaaaacaaaacaacatcaaCCCTACTGACCAGCCCAGTGACAAGGCCACTGAGCAAGAACATTG gatccAGGCCAGACTGGCTGCTGTACACTGTCCCTGGTCTTGCTTTTGTACTaggaattgttttgtttctttttgtcctCAAAACCCACA agagaaggacaggtgCATATTACCACAGGGACATGAAAGGATGTTCTTCAGTTAAGCAAACAGAAag TGATGATATGGCACCCAAATGTTTGACTACAG CTGACACCCAGTCATATGAAAATGTGTTGGCAGCTATTTACAGCAACCAAGAGGGAGTGTGTTTCTATGTACGTGAAGACGATG ACTATGTCACCCCTGTTGGTGGAGATGATGCAGCTGAGAAGTTTGCTCAGACCCCCTCCGATTCTCTCAATCTACCAGACACTCTTACAG AAGGAGAATCTTATGAGAACATGGAAGGCCTCTATGCTCATCCACGTAAAAGATTTAACAAGAGTCAGGAGGAGGATG AAGTTTACTTCGATCCTGATGCAGTGGAACAACAATGCCAAGGAGGGTTACATTTACCACAGGAGCTAACTGACACTG ATTCATATGAGAACATGGAGCAGAATTTTGCAGCTCATCAACAAGACAGTGACG ATTACATCAATCCTGACACAGATATGGGGCATTGTTCCAGACTGATGAGCTGTCCTCTGGAGGGTAGGGACTACTACACTG AAGATTCCTATGTTAGCATGGAAGACAACCTTATGTCACCTATGGAGGATCCGGAGTGGGATTAA
- the LOC116222047 gene encoding uncharacterized protein LOC116222047 isoform X2 produces MDPPKDTPGNRTTNPVYKEDSLSQQNKTTSTLLTSPVTRPLSKNIGSRPDWLLYTVPGLAFVLGIVLFLFVLKTHKRRTGAYYHRDMKGCSSVKQTESDDMAPKCLTTADTQSYENVLAAIYSNQEGVCFYVREDDDYVTPVGGDDAAEKFAQTPSDSLNLPDTLTEGESYENMEGLYAHPRKRFNKSQEEDEVYFDPDAVEQQCQGGLHLPQELTDTDSYENMEQNFAAHQQDSDDMGHCSRLMSCPLEGRDYYTEDSYVSMEDNLMSPMEDPEWD; encoded by the exons ATGGACCCTCCAAAGGATACACCTGGGAACAGAACTACAAACCCCGTGTACAAAG AGGACAGCCTCagccaacaaaacaaaacaacatcaaCCCTACTGACCAGCCCAGTGACAAGGCCACTGAGCAAGAACATTG gatccAGGCCAGACTGGCTGCTGTACACTGTCCCTGGTCTTGCTTTTGTACTaggaattgttttgtttctttttgtcctCAAAACCCACA agagaaggacaggtgCATATTACCACAGGGACATGAAAGGATGTTCTTCAGTTAAGCAAACAGAAag TGATGATATGGCACCCAAATGTTTGACTACAG CTGACACCCAGTCATATGAAAATGTGTTGGCAGCTATTTACAGCAACCAAGAGGGAGTGTGTTTCTATGTACGTGAAGACGATG ACTATGTCACCCCTGTTGGTGGAGATGATGCAGCTGAGAAGTTTGCTCAGACCCCCTCCGATTCTCTCAATCTACCAGACACTCTTACAG AAGGAGAATCTTATGAGAACATGGAAGGCCTCTATGCTCATCCACGTAAAAGATTTAACAAGAGTCAGGAGGAGGATG AAGTTTACTTCGATCCTGATGCAGTGGAACAACAATGCCAAGGAGGGTTACATTTACCACAGGAGCTAACTGACACTG ATTCATATGAGAACATGGAGCAGAATTTTGCAGCTCATCAACAAGACAGTGACG ATATGGGGCATTGTTCCAGACTGATGAGCTGTCCTCTGGAGGGTAGGGACTACTACACTG AAGATTCCTATGTTAGCATGGAAGACAACCTTATGTCACCTATGGAGGATCCGGAGTGGGATTAA
- the LOC116222047 gene encoding uncharacterized protein LOC116222047 isoform X3, with product MDPPKDTPGNRTTNPVYKERRTGAYYHRDMKGCSSVKQTESDDMAPKCLTTADTQSYENVLAAIYSNQEGVCFYVREDDDYVTPVGGDDAAEKFAQTPSDSLNLPDTLTEGESYENMEGLYAHPRKRFNKSQEEDEVYFDPDAVEQQCQGGLHLPQELTDTDSYENMEQNFAAHQQDSDDYINPDTDMGHCSRLMSCPLEGRDYYTEDSYVSMEDNLMSPMEDPEWD from the exons ATGGACCCTCCAAAGGATACACCTGGGAACAGAACTACAAACCCCGTGTACAAAG agagaaggacaggtgCATATTACCACAGGGACATGAAAGGATGTTCTTCAGTTAAGCAAACAGAAag TGATGATATGGCACCCAAATGTTTGACTACAG CTGACACCCAGTCATATGAAAATGTGTTGGCAGCTATTTACAGCAACCAAGAGGGAGTGTGTTTCTATGTACGTGAAGACGATG ACTATGTCACCCCTGTTGGTGGAGATGATGCAGCTGAGAAGTTTGCTCAGACCCCCTCCGATTCTCTCAATCTACCAGACACTCTTACAG AAGGAGAATCTTATGAGAACATGGAAGGCCTCTATGCTCATCCACGTAAAAGATTTAACAAGAGTCAGGAGGAGGATG AAGTTTACTTCGATCCTGATGCAGTGGAACAACAATGCCAAGGAGGGTTACATTTACCACAGGAGCTAACTGACACTG ATTCATATGAGAACATGGAGCAGAATTTTGCAGCTCATCAACAAGACAGTGACG ATTACATCAATCCTGACACAGATATGGGGCATTGTTCCAGACTGATGAGCTGTCCTCTGGAGGGTAGGGACTACTACACTG AAGATTCCTATGTTAGCATGGAAGACAACCTTATGTCACCTATGGAGGATCCGGAGTGGGATTAA